From a region of the Panicum virgatum strain AP13 chromosome 2K, P.virgatum_v5, whole genome shotgun sequence genome:
- the LOC120691956 gene encoding cytochrome c6, chloroplastic-like, which translates to MYGLPSAARPPLPSHSACSAFSSVPRARAASAYCCASLKQARHSAVAAAVAERAAAPLLAAALLLAASPPGLPAGISPAFAQPVSEGTALFRKACIGCHDMGGNILQPGATLFLKDLERNGVATEEELYSITYYGKGRMPGFGEKCTPRGQCTFGPRLSEDDIKLLASFVKSQAENGWPKIEGDGD; encoded by the exons ATGTACGGGCTTCCTTCAGCCGCGCGGCCCCCGCTACCGTCTCACTCCGCCTGCTCGGCTTTTTCCTCCGTTCCTCGGGCGAGGGCGGCCTCGGCGTACTGCTGCGCCAGTCTGAAGCAGGCGCGCCATTCCGCCGTCGCTGCAGCCGTGGCGGAGCGCGCGGCCGCGCCACTTTTGGCTGCGGCGCTCCTCCTTGCAGCTTCGCCCCCTGGACTACCTGCTGGTATCTCTCCAG CATTTGCCCAACCAGTTTCAGAAGGCACGGCGTTGTTCCGGAAGGCCTGCATCGGATGCCACGACATGGGAGGAAACATCCTGCAGCCA GGAGCCACTCTTTTCCTGAAGGATCTCGAGAG GAATGGAGTCGCCACAGAGGAGGAACTGTATAGCATCACATACTACGGGAAGGGGAGGATGCCG GGCTTTGGAGAGAAATGCACCCCAAGAGGACAGTGCACCTTCGGCCCCCGGCTATCTGAGGATGACATCAAGCTCCTAGCTTCGTTTGTCAAGTCGCAAGCCGAAAACGGGTGGCCAAAGATCGAAGGTGATGGAGATTGA
- the LOC120696196 gene encoding uncharacterized protein LOC120696196, whose translation MGLLEIFVGRSHRFIGPLTNFTGDRCRILKSPEEKRSRRDRTAPPIFPRNSMTGGSGGRRRDRESDPDASTALPVPGPCASTQRALAECRRRAARGPLQPEVLCWHLNRALAECVVTACCPDEIEAVRTLCGSAGTELKRTQCQRARIDLSICLEAHQEP comes from the coding sequence ATGGGCTTATTAGAAATTTTCGTGGGCCGATCCCATCGTTTTATCGGGCCTCTGACAAACTTTACTGGAGATCGCTGTCGAATTCTCAAGAGTCCAGAGGAAAAGAGATCACGCCGGGACCGAACAGCGCCGCCGATTTTCCCACGGAACTCCAtgaccggcggcagcggcgggagaCGACGAGACCGCGAGTCCGACCCAGACGCCTCGACGGCGCTGCCCGTCCCGGGGCCTTGCGCCTCGACGCAGCGGGCGCTCGccgagtgccgccgccgcgccgcccgcgggcCGCTGCAGCCAGAGGTGCTGTGCTGGCACCTCAACCGGGCGCTGGCGGAGTGCGTCGTGACCGCGTGCTGCCCCGATGAGATCGAGGCCGTCCGCACCCTCTGCGGCAGTGCCGGCACCGAGCTCAAGCGCACGCAGTGCCAGCGCGCGCGGATCGACCTCTCCATCTGCCTCGAGGCACATCAGGAGCCCTGA
- the LOC120696197 gene encoding putative F-box protein At1g12855, translating into MAILKGHSSTDSDGATSFDGEEGAAVAVLSDDVLAEIILRLPVKSVARSTCVSKAWRAAISDAYLRRRLPPQLAVVYFPEDPARGRAPRFACAAGGRLEDRDLGFFPFLEGAVACDARGGLLLLSAAGTTRFFVVDPVTRRWAALPAPSRDPRLSMLAFDPASGSGAGRFHVVCFTGRWRERGAEVEMFSSEAWAWAVRDADFGVPPGALSGSMHFHRGAVYALASDPDCVVRMDVVASADGDHGDLACAVAELPEPVGGHGSLAHSGGRLHYVASGGALLKIWVHDDDDGSKPSAHQWRLKHAVRLDEVDVAGGGGRGNVARFLALHPEKDAMYVWSTWRLLEYDLTRKEVTGAWEFDKFGEKNCVVKAWLVPSSLYLSDCLADGHVYSLNSR; encoded by the coding sequence ATGGCGATCCTGAAGGGGCACTCGTCCACTGACAGTGACGGTGCCACGAGCTTCGACGGAGAAgagggcgccgccgtggccgtccTCAGCGACGACGTGCTGGCGGAGATCATCCTCAGGCTGCCCGTCAAGTCCGTGGCGCGGTCCACGTGCGTGTCCAAGGCCTGGCGCGCCGCCATCTCCGACGCCTACCTCCGGCGCAGGCTCCCGCCGCAGCTCGCTGTGGTCTACTTCCCCGAGGACCCCGCCCGGGGCCGTGCCCCGCGGTtcgcgtgcgcggccggcggTCGGCTCGAGGACCGCGACCTCGGCTTCTTCCCGTTCCTCGAGGGCGCCGTGGCCTgcgacgcgcgcggcggcctcctcctgctGAGTGCCGCCGGCACCACGCGGTTCTTCGTCGTCGACCCCGTCACGAGGCGCTGGGCCGCGCTGCCGGCGCCGTCGCGGGACCCGCGCCTCTCCATGCTGGCCTTCGACCCGGCGTCCGGGTCCGGCGCCGGCCGCTTCCACGTGGTCTGCTTCACGGGGCGGTGGCGCGAGCGCGGGGCCGAGGTGGAGATGTTCTCGTCCGAGGCGTGGGCGTGGGCCGTGCGCGACGCGGATTTCGGCGTGCCCCCGGGCGCGCTCTCCGGCTCCATGCACTTCCACCGCGGCGCCGTCTACGCGCTCGCCTCCGATCCGGACTGCGTCGTGCGCATGGACGTCGTCGCCTCCGCCGACGGCGACCACGGCGACCTCGCGTGCGCCGTCGCCGAGCTCCCCGAGCCGGTGGGCGGCCATGGCAGCCTCGCGCACTCCGGCGGGCGCTTGCACTACGTGGCCAGTGGCGGCGCGCTGCTCAAGATCTGGGtgcacgacgacgacgacggctcaAAGCCCTCAGCGCACCAGTGGCGGCTGAAGCACGCCGTCAGGCTCGACGAAGTCGACGTCGCGGGGGGAGGGGGCAGGGGAAACGTAGCCAGGTTCCTGGCGCTGCACCCGGAGAAGGACGCGATGTACGTGTGGTCGACGTGGAGGCTCCTGGAGTATGACCTGACGAGGAAGGAGGTCACCGGAGCCTGGGAGTTTGACAAGTTCGGCGAGAAGAACTGTGTCGTCAAGGCCTGGCTCGTGCCGTCGTCGCTGTACCTGTCGGATTGCCTGGCTGATGGCCACGTGTACAGCTTAAATTCTCGATAG
- the LOC120691983 gene encoding cysteine-rich and transmembrane domain-containing protein WIH1-like produces MRYYGQQQAPMTAYPPPGGYAATAPPLPAGQPYVQPPAMQAGFVQPAPPAGYPGSFSGAMMNPPPPQVVAPAQTRSRGDKTFWEGCCAALCCCCVLDMCC; encoded by the exons ATGAGATACTACGGCCAGCAGCAGGCGCCCATGACAG CGTACCCGCCGCCGGGAGGCTACGCGGCgacggcgcccccgctgccggcaGGGCAGCCGTACGTGCAGCCGCCGGCGATGCAGGCGGGCTTCgtgcagccggcgccgccggcggggtaCCCCGGCAGCTTCAGCGGCGCCATGatgaacccgccgccgccgcaggtggtGGCGCCGGCCCAGACGCGGAGCCGCGGCGACAAGACCTTCTGGGAAGGATG CTGCGCGGCgctttgctgctgctgcgtccTGGACATGTGCTGCTAG
- the LOC120691974 gene encoding exocyst complex component EXO84C-like, which produces MYMEPKTDDLLFDADPLPSLPFQVLFGRLQQLASVAGDVLLGKDKIQKVLLSRLTETVVMWLSNEQEFWDVFEDRSVQLQPSGLQQLILDMHFIVEIAVCGRFPHRPVQQLVSTIITRAIAAFSARNFDPQSALPEDEWFLETAKGAIHKLMLGTSGSESEPEPEPEEHVALHDEISDSDENIATPSTSGSEDSFASANNDDLESPVYFTDPEA; this is translated from the exons ATGTACATGGAGCCGAAGACTGATGATCTTTTGTTTGATGCTGACCCCTTGCCTTCACTGCCCTTCCAG GTGCTGTTTGGAAGATTGCAGCAGCTAGCTAGTGTTGCCGGTGATGTTCTCCTGGGAAAAGATAAGATACAAAAGGTCTTACTCTCAAGGCTAACTGAAACAGTTGTCATGTGGCTCTCCAATGAGCAAGAATTCTGGGATGTTTTTGAGGACCGGTCTGTCCAACTCCAGCCTTCAGGGCTGCAGCAG CTTATTCTGGATATGCACTTCATTGTTGAGATTGCTGTCTGCGGGCGTTTTCCACACAGACCAGTTCAGCAGCTTGTGTCAACAATCATAACTAGAGCGATTGCTGCTTTCTCAGCAAGGAATTTTGACCCACAAAG TGCACTTCCTGAGGATGAGTGGTTTCTCGAAACTGCCAAGGGTGCAATTCACAAGCTCATGCTGGGGACCTCTGGATCCGAGTCCGAGCCTGAGCCTGAACCTGAAGAACATGTTGCTCTGCATGATGAGATATCCGATTCTGATGAGAACATCGCAACTCCCTCAACGTCAGGGTCTGAAGATTCGTTTGCTTCTGCAAACAATGATGACCTTGAGAGTCCTGTTTACTTCACTGATCCTGAAGCTTAG